In Mixophyes fleayi isolate aMixFle1 chromosome 11, aMixFle1.hap1, whole genome shotgun sequence, one DNA window encodes the following:
- the LOC142107818 gene encoding indolethylamine N-methyltransferase-like: MDCTSHKFYHEDEFDSRMCVDMYFSDKPDMVFADDSLKFPMKKLHQVFSAGEIKGDTLIDISFGTLIHHLYSACDFFKDIYSLKFSERCIMELTRWLNTCTGALDWSHTLSYATALEGNSDQSEAKAIRLKTAIKQIVQCDTEKENLTDPVVLPQADCVISGLLLEHISKNQDDYIRYLKKIVKCLKPGGDLILFAVLNATYFTVGQDRFHVLNCDENFVRKVLTGEGLIVNHCEIQKSTSLTDLADYKSVLFITAHKQE; the protein is encoded by the exons ATGGATTGTACATCCCATAAGTTCTATCATGAAGACGAGTTTGATTCTAGAATGTGTGTGGACATGTATTTTTCAGATAAACCAGACATGGTCTTTGCAGATGATTCATTGAAATTTCCCATGAAGAAACTTCACCAGGTTTTCAGTGCAG GTGAAATTAAAGGAGACACTTTGATTGATATCAGTTTTGGTACCTTAATTCACCATCTCTATTCAGCCTGTGATTTTTTTAAAGATATCTATTCATTAAAATTCAGTGAGAGATGCATTATGGAACTGACCCGATGGCTGAACACATGCACAGGAGCGCTTGATTGGAGTCACACATTATCATATGCTACAGCGTTAGAAGGAAACAG TGACCAAAGTGAGGCCAAAGCAATAAGGTTGAAGACGGCGATAAAGCAGATTGTGCAATGTGACACTGAGAAGGAAAATCTCACCGACCCGGTGGTGCTACCACAAGCAGATTGTGTGATCAGTGGATTGTTGCTGGAGCACATCAGCAAAAACCAAGATGATTACATCAGATATCTGAAGAAAATTGTAAAGTGTCTAAAACCTGGAGGAGACCTGATATTATTTGCAGTTTTAAATGCAACTTATTTCACGGTTGGGCAGGACAGGTTCCATGTTTTGAATTGTGATGAGAACTTTGTAAGGAAAGTTCTCACTGGAGAAGGGCTTATTGTTAATCACTGTGAAATTCAGAAAAGTACATCATTGACTGACCTTGCTGATTATAAGTCAGTTTTATTTATCACAGCTCACAAACAAGAATAA